In a single window of the Flavobacterium sp. W4I14 genome:
- a CDS encoding hypothetical protein (product_source=Hypo-rule applied): protein MEKLELQEKSALQEKEKTADVQINNNQDSVKLMRINGLIISFTAMCRAGHCLNTGFFML, encoded by the coding sequence TTGGAGAAGTTGGAGCTTCAGGAGAAAAGCGCTTTACAGGAAAAAGAAAAAACAGCAGATGTTCAGATAAACAATAACCAGGACTCAGTAAAATTGATGCGGATAAATGGCCTGATTATTTCTTTTACTGCCATGTGCAGAGCCGGTCATTGCCTCAATACAGGCTTTTTCATGCTATGA
- a CDS encoding hypothetical protein (product_source=Hypo-rule applied; cath_funfam=1.10.1300.10) — MQFVPIAWWVQKIFIAHRNIQLLLCFRKAAHPCTVQNKQTISKKELDMRLAMVTQYAEDLDASKYENTYQKTVETHRTES, encoded by the coding sequence ATGCAGTTTGTTCCTATCGCTTGGTGGGTCCAAAAAATTTTTATCGCTCATCGAAATATTCAGCTTCTCTTGTGTTTCCGTAAAGCCGCCCATCCCTGCACAGTTCAAAACAAGCAAACGATCAGCAAAAAAGAACTTGATATGAGACTGGCAATGGTTACCCAATATGCTGAGGATTTAGATGCTTCAAAATATGAGAATACCTACCAAAAAACTGTTGAAACTCATAGGACAGAAAGCTAA
- a CDS encoding hypothetical protein (product_source=Hypo-rule applied; superfamily=53067; transmembrane_helix_parts=Inside_1_19,TMhelix_20_42,Outside_43_204), whose translation METKAISHCLSKLGKWAVKYRRGLLMGGILGFSVTAAYLLSSKKKQASPLQPKKIGINMERYVFDIQTDGGLKAAVVESGGDCYTVTLDGRYIGSMWRDEERVMQWNTLDEELTPHLSDIASLLSEAFSRKGFPSLLKGAYPEIISTEWKSTETLEVVISPETDLEVFSTFLKDEVLNLVDFGEHLDLMVKKADNAYFVIVGVN comes from the coding sequence ATGGAAACCAAAGCAATAAGTCACTGCCTTTCAAAACTTGGCAAATGGGCGGTTAAATATCGGAGAGGATTATTGATGGGGGGCATCCTTGGCTTTTCAGTCACGGCAGCCTATCTGCTTTCCAGCAAAAAGAAACAGGCGAGCCCTTTACAGCCAAAGAAAATAGGTATTAATATGGAAAGATATGTTTTTGATATCCAAACGGATGGAGGCCTGAAAGCTGCTGTGGTAGAAAGCGGCGGCGATTGCTATACGGTGACGCTGGATGGCAGGTATATTGGCAGCATGTGGCGAGACGAAGAACGCGTGATGCAGTGGAATACGCTGGATGAAGAGCTAACACCGCATCTTTCGGATATTGCAAGCCTGCTATCAGAAGCTTTTTCGCGCAAAGGCTTTCCTTCGCTGTTAAAAGGTGCTTATCCGGAAATTATTTCCACCGAGTGGAAAAGTACGGAAACGCTTGAAGTGGTGATATCACCGGAGACCGACCTGGAGGTATTCTCAACTTTCCTCAAAGATGAAGTATTGAACCTTGTGGATTTCGGAGAGCATTTGGACCTTATGGTAAAAAAAGCTGATAACGCCTATTTCGTGATTGTTGGGGTGAATTAG
- a CDS encoding hypothetical protein (product_source=Hypo-rule applied; superfamily=51206) — protein MKIKSLKEIKLFLKFFLPIIDNTHRHALRYAFRHSLFAEIPAGSKVFVNTFFDCSDSFIVVLQGVVSGYIFQYPMPRSDVWLGISNSVYFNDSTVYETRGFNLEALEDSLLLIIPHEELERGCDSYPVLSRLFSHLLFPNATRDLNNRAMLCELDGPVNKLRNFKKIYPSVWKKVPERIYRSYFNQPDL, from the coding sequence ATGAAAATTAAATCATTAAAAGAAATTAAATTATTTCTCAAATTTTTTCTGCCAATTATCGACAACACCCACCGACATGCATTGCGCTACGCTTTTAGGCATTCTCTCTTTGCAGAGATTCCAGCCGGTAGCAAAGTTTTTGTAAATACATTTTTTGACTGCTCTGATAGCTTTATTGTCGTACTACAGGGGGTTGTTAGCGGATATATTTTTCAGTATCCAATGCCAAGGAGTGATGTTTGGTTGGGAATATCCAATAGTGTATATTTTAACGATAGCACAGTATATGAAACAAGAGGATTCAATCTTGAGGCGCTGGAAGATTCTTTGCTATTGATAATACCCCACGAAGAGCTTGAAAGAGGCTGTGATAGTTATCCCGTATTAAGCCGCCTTTTTAGCCATTTGCTTTTTCCGAATGCAACAAGAGATCTCAACAACCGCGCAATGCTCTGTGAACTGGATGGGCCAGTAAACAAATTAAGAAATTTCAAAAAGATTTACCCCAGTGTCTGGAAGAAAGTGCCTGAAAGGATCTATAGAAGTTATTTCAATCAGCCAGATCTTTAG
- a CDS encoding hypothetical protein (product_source=Hypo-rule applied; pfam=PF02397), giving the protein MFQPYTSLFPKFLPCLGKAFCESSCTHRASRQNQVSLSYFFTESIFRPLIPEGMVSQNQLLSGPYSRSPASTDAPGLAEPSLAFSNAISLFSKSINERPQLWNVIKGDEDCREKAPALIEGRETNYRYTYRGLLHRQGKRVYGRSKHNSGEISGEERWILDNAFAQKQRFWNDVRLILKTYQCYMRKKTYNAPGKNNIMNMPEVTSSSQKNTFSEKRG; this is encoded by the coding sequence TTGTTCCAGCCATATACATCCCTCTTTCCAAAATTCTTACCTTGTTTAGGTAAAGCCTTTTGCGAAAGCTCCTGCACTCATAGAGCGAGTAGGCAAAATCAGGTTTCCCTAAGCTATTTTTTTACCGAAAGTATTTTTAGGCCCTTGATACCTGAGGGTATGGTTTCTCAAAACCAGCTCCTGTCCGGCCCCTATTCCAGGTCCCCAGCATCAACAGATGCGCCCGGCCTCGCTGAACCCAGCTTGGCATTCTCCAATGCTATATCATTATTCTCTAAAAGTATAAACGAGCGACCGCAACTTTGGAATGTGATTAAGGGAGATGAAGATTGTCGGGAAAAAGCACCTGCCCTTATAGAAGGCCGAGAAACTAATTACCGATATACTTATAGAGGTTTGCTGCACCGTCAGGGAAAACGAGTTTATGGCAGGTCGAAACATAACAGTGGGGAAATAAGTGGGGAGGAACGTTGGATACTTGACAATGCCTTTGCACAGAAGCAAAGATTTTGGAACGATGTCAGGCTTATTTTAAAAACATACCAGTGCTATATGAGAAAGAAAACGTATAATGCTCCTGGCAAAAACAACATAATGAATATGCCTGAGGTAACCTCTTCAAGCCAAAAAAATACCTTTTCGGAAAAAAGAGGATAA
- a CDS encoding hypothetical protein (product_source=Hypo-rule applied; superfamily=81301) — protein MTVTVLAILETDFKPEKALAKVMNDRLVRMAKELQEVHFKPLSGRGGTDDDLVVYISYNPKYKIRYRIVNDVSADIEYFVAECCGRLGFILWRANAIGVSSDAGHLDYQ, from the coding sequence ATGACCGTAACCGTACTGGCTATATTAGAAACAGATTTTAAGCCTGAAAAGGCGTTAGCGAAAGTAATGAACGACCGTTTGGTCCGTATGGCGAAGGAACTTCAGGAGGTGCATTTCAAGCCCTTATCGGGTAGGGGGGGTACAGATGATGACCTGGTGGTCTATATCAGCTACAACCCAAAATATAAGATCCGCTACCGCATTGTAAATGACGTGTCCGCAGATATCGAATACTTTGTGGCTGAGTGCTGCGGACGGCTGGGATTTATCCTCTGGAGGGCTAACGCTATTGGGGTAAGCAGTGATGCTGGGCATCTGGATTATCAATAG
- a CDS encoding CRP-like cAMP-binding protein (product_source=COG0664; cath_funfam=1.10.10.10,2.60.120.10,3.40.50.2300; cog=COG0664; pfam=PF00027,PF00072,PF13545; smart=SM00100,SM00419; superfamily=46785,51206,52172), giving the protein MEGSKILIILKDSWLRAKISDILVFSKYVVELTDNGKRAIELVKEHRVDLIICGIDLYGIDGYGVVSMLNKFVDTAGIGLIMLLETWDQTALRRAMEIGADGYLSTGFDDAELLNQVGVRLKKKRLQQKLFLKQHFQERSMVKSGNEMFWLDEKLERLTARLFRKNQTIYNQGEYQSGLYYLLSGNIKTFISDSSGNLLITNIYGPGEYFGLQDFALGSYVCHTSKAISDAEIVSIPLKDINELIVEYPYVLKVFVKKLAESVRDMEEHALALAHASVRERVAAAIIRLAKQGGNSLDRLRVSLPRIDLANVIGIASETLSRILGDFAREGLIEKDANDILLNSIEKLRKVNRGNVR; this is encoded by the coding sequence ATGGAAGGATCTAAGATATTGATTATTCTCAAAGATTCCTGGCTCAGGGCCAAAATTTCAGATATACTGGTGTTCAGTAAGTATGTAGTCGAGTTAACAGACAATGGAAAGCGGGCAATAGAGCTAGTAAAAGAACACCGGGTCGACTTAATTATCTGTGGAATTGATTTATATGGAATTGATGGGTATGGAGTTGTGAGCATGTTAAATAAATTTGTCGATACTGCAGGAATTGGACTGATTATGTTATTAGAAACGTGGGACCAAACCGCATTACGCAGGGCAATGGAAATAGGTGCAGACGGTTATCTATCAACGGGTTTCGATGATGCCGAGCTTTTGAACCAGGTCGGGGTAAGGTTAAAGAAAAAGAGACTCCAGCAGAAACTTTTTCTAAAACAGCATTTTCAGGAAAGGAGCATGGTCAAATCGGGCAATGAAATGTTCTGGCTGGATGAGAAATTGGAGCGGCTCACAGCACGGCTCTTTAGAAAGAACCAGACTATCTATAATCAGGGTGAGTATCAGTCAGGTCTCTATTATCTGCTATCTGGCAATATAAAGACTTTTATCTCAGATAGCTCGGGAAACCTCTTAATCACCAATATCTATGGCCCCGGAGAGTATTTTGGGCTCCAAGACTTTGCTTTGGGTTCTTATGTTTGTCACACCTCAAAAGCCATATCAGACGCTGAGATTGTTTCAATTCCGCTAAAAGATATTAATGAACTGATAGTTGAATATCCTTATGTATTAAAAGTTTTTGTTAAAAAACTTGCAGAATCGGTAAGAGATATGGAGGAACATGCATTGGCACTTGCGCATGCTTCAGTAAGAGAACGGGTGGCGGCGGCTATTATCAGACTTGCAAAGCAGGGAGGAAATTCTTTAGACAGACTTCGTGTCAGCCTCCCGAGAATTGATCTGGCAAATGTAATAGGCATAGCCTCAGAGACTTTAAGTAGGATTCTTGGTGATTTTGCCCGTGAGGGACTGATAGAAAAGGACGCGAATGACATTCTCCTTAACAGTATCGAGAAACTTCGGAAAGTCAATAGAGGCAATGTCAGGTAA
- a CDS encoding hypothetical protein (product_source=Hypo-rule applied; cath_funfam=1.10.287.540; superfamily=158221) — protein sequence MANIESKNEEQPQGLTDQEKMTQTTLENTHVTALYRS from the coding sequence ATGGCAAACATAGAAAGCAAAAATGAAGAGCAGCCACAAGGGTTAACAGACCAGGAGAAAATGACCCAGACCACATTGGAAAATACGCACGTTACGGCCCTTTATCGTTCCTAA
- a CDS encoding hypothetical protein (product_source=Hypo-rule applied; superfamily=55874): MEELAYTFKDKKGAEITYTIVEYASEDIFDFMPNGGTVCRAQKQDGKWVQLSGADTGPEILQELGGFQISCNWKSCRWSFP; this comes from the coding sequence ATGGAAGAACTAGCTTATACCTTCAAAGATAAAAAAGGGGCGGAAATCACCTATACTATTGTAGAATATGCCTCCGAAGATATTTTTGACTTTATGCCCAATGGAGGAACAGTCTGCAGGGCACAAAAACAGGATGGAAAATGGGTACAGCTTTCGGGTGCTGATACCGGGCCGGAAATCCTGCAGGAACTGGGTGGATTTCAAATCAGCTGTAACTGGAAAAGTTGCAGATGGAGCTTCCCTTGA
- a CDS encoding hypothetical protein (product_source=Hypo-rule applied; superfamily=56399): MPFNLYLSSSINYELTHQLILKTLLESPEFANLLTGENLHDYHIVLEPEGGRFDIGIKSNTEEKWLYLLELKMWSTLSKQQLKAQTEFLTKETVKGIHILLGTADLIHYQSDEFDRIIKDSKATSRKIGYDKLISALENFNTSAPSSPLAQMAESYSASLKEQYKHILSAWKRLDKENDISFYSLYYHMSKFLPQEQFLIYPVNNAAGGSVILNDQHSWIGFNYKGEEFEVYQEILDGIYMIRMYSEDANSQLRNELKQLFIDHFSRLDTSGITWGSYSKASKWHKILTYGPKISNEASIADFAEIMVRNRPILQQVITQINTVQSN, translated from the coding sequence ATGCCATTTAATCTTTACCTTTCTAGTTCGATCAACTACGAGCTGACGCACCAACTAATCCTTAAAACTTTACTGGAATCCCCGGAATTTGCCAATCTGTTGACCGGAGAAAACCTGCATGACTACCACATCGTGTTAGAACCCGAAGGCGGACGTTTTGATATAGGTATTAAGAGCAACACCGAAGAAAAGTGGCTTTACCTGCTTGAGCTTAAAATGTGGTCGACACTTTCCAAACAGCAACTTAAAGCGCAGACCGAATTTTTAACTAAGGAAACCGTCAAGGGAATACATATTCTTTTGGGAACGGCTGACCTGATCCACTACCAGAGTGATGAATTTGACAGGATTATAAAGGATTCAAAGGCAACAAGCCGGAAAATAGGTTATGACAAATTAATCTCGGCATTGGAAAATTTCAATACAAGCGCCCCTTCATCTCCCCTTGCCCAGATGGCAGAAAGTTATTCGGCATCTCTCAAAGAACAATATAAACATATCCTTTCCGCTTGGAAAAGATTGGATAAGGAGAATGACATCAGCTTCTATTCTCTATACTACCATATGAGTAAATTCCTTCCACAGGAGCAGTTCCTTATCTACCCAGTCAACAACGCGGCAGGCGGATCGGTCATACTGAACGACCAGCATTCGTGGATAGGCTTTAACTACAAGGGCGAGGAATTCGAAGTCTACCAGGAGATACTCGACGGGATTTACATGATCCGGATGTACAGCGAAGATGCTAACAGCCAGTTAAGAAATGAACTCAAACAATTATTTATCGATCATTTTTCAAGGCTTGATACCTCTGGGATTACATGGGGCAGTTACTCAAAAGCTAGCAAGTGGCATAAGATCCTAACTTACGGCCCTAAAATCAGTAACGAAGCATCCATTGCCGATTTCGCAGAAATTATGGTAAGAAACAGGCCAATCCTGCAACAGGTTATCACGCAGATCAATACTGTGCAGTCCAATTAA
- a CDS encoding PAS domain S-box-containing protein (product_source=TIGR00229; cath_funfam=1.10.287.130,3.30.450.20; cog=COG2202; pfam=PF08447,PF08448,PF13188,PF13426; smart=SM00065,SM00086,SM00091; superfamily=47384,55781,55785; tigrfam=TIGR00229), producing MIMIKDSLLTKIFAQIKEPAVILSVRPDGITIEAANPAYCTRIAHAEEDLVGYDFFSFLVLGQADAGRLRDSIGRIGSHHPEECLTLSGYFPGDYHTAGYGKSLEIHSVLLAPQSSGVFVLQTLREEPRPVSQELIPLHGVMPKIQDVVEAVFKVSNEPIVLLDDQLRITAYSTRFYKLYMEYSDRAIEVGHNILYYAQKDQRVILTEICERVLNGFSEESEIIFPVTENISRNLFLSFAPIIGPSGSVVSIVVSARETDTQHQYDAIFLKERNLEAIYDNMQAAVFVIGVEGDGSLRFLNVNKAFLQITGLLEADVIGVPVKKIMGNIHLETTTEQYRTCISAGLPITMEEIMICPTGTAVVTVTLTPVFDPAGKCDKLIGSIYDITHHREIEKRSEATNRKLSRILEASPDVICTLNQFGYFVSVNAASIEMWGYSPSEIKGKLSADLLHPEDRVAMKKMVKLIVEGVEIGPFENRLRRADGNYISLLWSARWDAGECIIYSIAKDVTDKQLADGRRRTSEQRFRSLVQDGSDLVAILDGEGNYVYVSPTSLPVLGIVAEDYIGKNAFDFIHPADKDKTLAEFAKLGVRAKITLPPFRFCHGDGSWRWIETVITDLREDSAVMGIVANSRDITERINAQRAVLLVNERYRFVTKATSDAIWDWDMQTNKIYWGDGFQRIFSWQLHNLSSDSGTWFSLVHPDDIFRVENKLKQLLKTRENRWSEEYRFKRADGFFSTVSDRAFIVRDNEGNAIRMVGAMQDITSKRKAEQQMKLLESVITQTSDMVMITDSGVDPSIIYVNDAFCLVTGYAAEEVKGRSPRILQGEKTDSNELDRLEKCMRGGEPCQISVINYKKNGSEFWNSVSVAPVFDDDGSYSHYISIGRDVTNLIILQEQEKIKLSVSEVFNKSQGLVDAMEKTIMLLTRTRKYTYSEIWTLDHDSTRMSQMCRLTRGMENEIVRGEKEPFLKVKKSQGFVGKAWKAGKVLSATIAITSSNVGGADDANKDLIYPVCGIPLSYGKEIIGVLVLGSPELKYNWDSEETLKQLGIHLGAEIKRKQLEQELGQIFDFAPDIIAISDFDGYFKKINPAASDLLGYTEKELMSRPFTDFLHPEDRIETLERIKAQRASGSTYYVEERYLTSAGKLKWLAWTSHAIEDRGLIFSVGKDITDRKDLEDLLVRSNSLAKIGSWEIDLSAGTVYWSDVMKEILEADPGFEPDLNTGIACFRSDDDRFTIRKKLDECMFHGLPWDEELEILTFKGNPKWIRTIGQAEMLDRKCIRIFGSFQDVDLRKRAEIEAHAALRDLEESEKRYSDLFHLSPLPMWVYDYETLRFLDVNRTALAHYGYSYEEFMSMTIRDIRPAAEILAMENTVRMTTEMGSQFYQGVFRHHKKGGEVIDVEIKSNLINFKGKRAKVILVNDITERLQYFKVLERQNSLLKEISWMQSHVVRAPLAKLMGLVTLLLKVSMMDRKKQKQLLGYIELCAAELDGIIGEITKKSEKQEKLSRLK from the coding sequence ATGATTATGATAAAGGACAGTCTTTTGACAAAAATTTTTGCGCAGATAAAGGAACCAGCTGTTATCCTCAGTGTCAGGCCTGATGGGATCACTATCGAGGCTGCAAATCCAGCTTACTGCACTCGTATCGCACATGCAGAGGAAGACTTAGTGGGATATGATTTTTTTTCATTTCTTGTTTTAGGGCAAGCAGATGCTGGTAGGCTTAGGGATTCGATTGGAAGAATCGGGTCACACCACCCGGAGGAATGCCTCACCCTGTCAGGTTATTTTCCAGGGGATTACCATACCGCTGGTTATGGGAAATCTTTGGAAATCCACAGTGTATTACTTGCACCGCAAAGTAGCGGAGTCTTCGTACTTCAAACCCTGAGGGAAGAGCCTCGTCCGGTCTCACAGGAATTGATCCCTCTCCATGGCGTCATGCCAAAAATACAGGATGTAGTGGAAGCCGTTTTTAAGGTGTCAAATGAGCCAATCGTACTCTTGGATGATCAACTCCGAATTACTGCCTACAGCACCAGGTTCTACAAACTATATATGGAATATTCAGACCGGGCCATTGAGGTTGGTCACAATATTCTCTATTATGCGCAGAAAGACCAGCGAGTGATCTTAACTGAAATCTGTGAGCGAGTGCTCAACGGATTTTCCGAAGAGTCTGAAATCATTTTCCCGGTTACCGAAAATATTTCCAGAAATCTGTTTCTCAGCTTCGCACCTATAATCGGCCCTTCAGGCTCGGTCGTAAGTATTGTTGTGTCCGCAAGAGAGACTGACACCCAACATCAGTACGATGCCATATTCTTAAAAGAGAGGAATCTGGAGGCTATATATGATAACATGCAGGCTGCTGTCTTTGTGATCGGCGTTGAAGGAGACGGTTCGTTAAGATTTTTAAATGTCAACAAGGCTTTTCTACAGATTACAGGTTTGCTTGAAGCTGATGTTATCGGAGTCCCTGTTAAAAAAATTATGGGCAATATTCACCTTGAGACCACTACTGAGCAGTACAGGACGTGTATATCTGCTGGACTACCCATCACTATGGAGGAAATCATGATCTGCCCTACGGGGACGGCCGTGGTTACTGTGACATTAACGCCAGTATTTGACCCTGCAGGGAAATGTGATAAATTAATAGGATCCATATATGACATAACCCATCACAGGGAAATTGAAAAACGTAGCGAGGCGACAAACAGGAAGCTTTCAAGGATATTAGAGGCCTCACCGGATGTGATCTGTACTCTTAACCAGTTCGGATACTTTGTTAGTGTAAACGCAGCATCGATAGAGATGTGGGGTTATTCCCCATCCGAGATCAAAGGCAAGTTATCAGCGGACCTGCTTCATCCTGAAGACAGGGTTGCTATGAAAAAGATGGTTAAGCTGATAGTTGAAGGTGTTGAGATCGGCCCGTTTGAGAATAGACTGCGCAGAGCAGACGGAAACTATATTTCACTTTTATGGTCAGCTCGGTGGGATGCGGGGGAATGCATCATTTACAGTATAGCAAAAGATGTGACTGATAAACAGCTCGCGGATGGTAGGCGCAGAACCAGCGAGCAACGTTTCAGGTCTCTGGTTCAGGATGGCTCCGATCTGGTCGCTATTTTGGACGGTGAAGGGAATTATGTATATGTTAGCCCGACTTCTTTGCCTGTGCTTGGCATAGTGGCGGAAGATTATATTGGCAAGAATGCATTCGACTTCATTCACCCTGCAGATAAGGATAAAACTCTGGCTGAATTTGCCAAACTTGGCGTAAGAGCCAAAATTACACTGCCGCCATTTCGTTTCTGCCATGGCGACGGCAGCTGGAGATGGATAGAGACCGTTATTACCGACCTTCGCGAAGACTCTGCGGTTATGGGTATAGTAGCGAATTCGAGAGACATTACCGAAAGGATCAATGCGCAGAGGGCAGTTTTGCTAGTCAATGAACGGTACAGGTTTGTTACAAAGGCAACTTCCGATGCGATATGGGACTGGGATATGCAAACCAATAAAATCTACTGGGGCGATGGGTTCCAGCGAATTTTTTCTTGGCAACTCCATAACCTCAGCTCGGATAGCGGTACTTGGTTTAGCTTAGTGCATCCGGATGATATTTTCAGGGTCGAGAACAAACTGAAACAACTTTTAAAGACCCGGGAAAATAGGTGGTCGGAAGAATATCGGTTTAAAAGAGCGGACGGGTTCTTTTCGACTGTATCAGACCGGGCATTTATTGTCAGGGATAATGAGGGCAATGCGATAAGAATGGTCGGTGCGATGCAAGATATCACTAGCAAGCGTAAAGCAGAACAACAGATGAAGCTACTGGAATCCGTAATCACCCAGACCAGCGATATGGTTATGATTACAGACTCAGGGGTTGATCCCAGCATTATTTATGTTAACGATGCATTTTGCCTTGTCACTGGATACGCTGCGGAGGAAGTTAAAGGAAGGTCGCCCCGCATTTTGCAGGGCGAAAAAACGGATAGTAACGAACTCGATAGACTTGAAAAGTGTATGAGGGGCGGCGAGCCCTGCCAGATCTCTGTTATAAATTACAAAAAAAACGGAAGCGAGTTCTGGAACAGTGTTTCCGTTGCTCCGGTATTTGACGATGACGGCTCCTATTCGCATTACATTTCTATCGGGCGAGATGTAACTAACCTAATTATTTTACAGGAACAGGAAAAAATCAAATTATCGGTCAGCGAGGTATTCAACAAGAGTCAAGGACTTGTCGACGCAATGGAAAAAACTATAATGCTATTGACTAGGACTCGGAAATATACCTATTCGGAAATCTGGACTCTCGATCACGACAGCACACGCATGAGTCAAATGTGCCGGCTTACCAGAGGTATGGAGAACGAGATTGTGCGGGGAGAGAAAGAGCCATTTTTAAAGGTGAAGAAGTCGCAGGGCTTTGTCGGGAAGGCCTGGAAAGCCGGCAAAGTTCTATCGGCAACTATAGCGATCACCAGCAGCAATGTGGGGGGGGCAGATGACGCTAATAAGGATCTGATATATCCAGTATGTGGCATTCCCCTTTCTTACGGCAAAGAAATCATAGGTGTACTTGTTCTGGGGTCGCCGGAATTGAAGTACAATTGGGATTCGGAAGAAACCCTAAAACAGCTTGGCATTCATCTAGGCGCAGAGATTAAACGCAAACAGTTGGAACAGGAACTTGGCCAGATCTTCGACTTTGCTCCGGACATCATTGCCATTTCAGATTTCGACGGTTACTTTAAAAAAATAAATCCCGCGGCAAGCGATCTTTTGGGCTATACGGAAAAAGAACTGATGTCTAGGCCTTTTACTGATTTTCTCCACCCGGAAGATCGTATTGAAACCCTGGAAAGGATAAAAGCTCAGCGGGCGTCCGGTTCGACCTATTATGTCGAGGAACGCTACCTCACTAGTGCCGGGAAGCTCAAGTGGTTAGCCTGGACTTCCCATGCTATCGAAGATAGGGGATTGATTTTTTCTGTAGGCAAGGATATTACGGACAGAAAAGATCTTGAAGATCTCCTTGTAAGGTCTAACAGTCTGGCTAAAATAGGCAGTTGGGAAATCGATCTGTCTGCAGGAACTGTCTACTGGTCTGATGTAATGAAGGAGATTCTGGAGGCAGATCCGGGCTTCGAGCCGGATCTCAATACTGGGATAGCCTGCTTTCGGAGTGACGATGACAGGTTTACAATCAGGAAGAAGCTGGACGAGTGCATGTTCCACGGGTTGCCCTGGGACGAAGAGCTTGAGATACTGACCTTCAAGGGCAACCCGAAGTGGATTAGAACAATTGGCCAGGCGGAAATGCTCGATAGAAAATGTATCCGGATATTCGGGAGTTTTCAGGATGTTGACCTCCGAAAAAGAGCGGAGATAGAAGCGCATGCAGCGCTTAGGGACCTCGAGGAATCCGAAAAGAGGTATAGTGATCTTTTTCACCTCAGTCCGCTGCCGATGTGGGTGTACGATTACGAGACCCTTAGATTTCTGGACGTAAACCGTACCGCTCTGGCTCACTACGGTTATAGCTACGAAGAATTTATGAGCATGACTATACGCGATATCCGTCCAGCAGCAGAGATTCTGGCGATGGAGAATACCGTCAGAATGACTACTGAAATGGGGAGTCAGTTTTATCAGGGGGTATTCAGGCATCACAAAAAGGGTGGCGAGGTCATCGATGTGGAAATCAAGAGCAACTTGATCAATTTCAAGGGAAAGCGCGCTAAGGTCATTTTAGTAAACGACATTACCGAACGATTGCAGTATTTTAAGGTTCTGGAAAGACAGAATTCCCTGCTAAAGGAGATATCATGGATGCAGTCCCATGTTGTCCGGGCACCTTTAGCAAAGCTTATGGGACTTGTTACGCTTCTTCTAAAAGTATCGATGATGGACAGAAAAAAGCAGAAGCAGCTGCTCGGATACATCGAGCTCTGTGCTGCGGAACTAGACGGCATAATTGGGGAGATTACAAAAAAATCAGAGAAACAGGAAAAACTGAGCAGGCTTAAATGA
- a CDS encoding hypothetical protein (product_source=Hypo-rule applied; superfamily=140453), which yields MDKFKQVQEVIASVEADVAKFYDGGNGAAGTRVRKAMQDLKNLAQEIRVEVTEKKNSAK from the coding sequence ATGGACAAATTCAAACAGGTACAGGAAGTGATTGCTTCAGTTGAAGCTGATGTAGCAAAATTTTATGATGGGGGAAACGGTGCAGCCGGCACGCGTGTGCGTAAAGCCATGCAGGACCTTAAAAACCTTGCCCAGGAGATCAGGGTTGAGGTTACGGAGAAAAAGAACAGCGCAAAATAA